The genomic interval GACGCACCCGCACACGCGGGGACGTGGTTTTGCCTCTGTCATGTATTCCTCAACTCTCCCTGGAATCTTGCCAGGGGGAGTATTCGGCGAGCGGCTGATTCCCATATCTCGATGAGCGCGAGATGGGCGGGCCGGGGGGATGACACGGAGGCACCGCATGAGGATGGCCCCAGGCCCAGTCCGTCCAGCCGCTGGTGAGGCGCTGTCCGCGCCCCGGGTGCTGTGGGTTGGAGTGGCCGGGGACGCGTGGCTGGTGGTGTCGCGCGTGGCGAAGTCCTTGGGCTTCGAGCCGGTGCAAGCCGTGGTGCCAGGCTCGGTGGGTTCGGTGGGCCTGGAGCTGTCGCGTGCCCGTCCCCGGCTGGTGCTGGTGCACTGGCGTCAGGTTCGCGAGCGAGGCCCGGGAGGGCTGGGTGGATTGAAGGCCCGCGTGGGCGCTGCGGGTGCGCCCATGGCGCTGGTGGCGGAGCCGCACACGCCCGCCGAGGTGCTCGAAGCCGCCGACGCGGAGGGCGTGGAGGACTGTCTCATGACGCCGGTGAGCGAGGCGGCGGTGCGCTCGCGACTCTCCGCGCTGATGGGAGCGCAGTCGTTGTTGTCGGCCAGCGAGCGCTACAGCCCGCGCGTCGTGCTGCTCGCGGGCGCGGCGGGCGCGAGGACGTGGACGGGGCTGGGCTCGCTGCTGGAGGCGTGTGGCCACCAGTTGCTCTACAGCGCCACCGTGGAGGGCGCCGCCGCGCGTGTGGAGGAGCATGGCGCACCGCCACACCTGCTCATCGTCGCGGGGGATGGGAGCTGGGGCGGAGTCTGGGCGCGCGCGAGCACCGCCGCGCGGAGTTTGTTGGAGGGAGTGCCCTCGCTCGTGGTGACGGCGGCGGAGTGCGCGCGCGCGGCGACGTTGCTGCCGCGCATCCACGCGCTCCTGGGGCGTGAGGGCACGTCGCTGCGAGTCGATGAGCGCGTGCCCTTCTCGTGTCCGGTGGAGTTTGGCGAGGCCGGTCCCCGGGGGCTCTCGTGGACGTCGGGCGTGTCCTTCGCGTTGAGCCCGGGTGGGCTCTTCGTGCGCACGCTGGTGCCCGCGCGGCCGGGCGCGGCGGTGACGCTGCGCATCCACCTGCCCACCACGGGGGAGCACCTGGAGTCGCCCGGGGTGGTGGCGTGGGCCAACCCCTGGGCCTCGCGCGAGGGACTGAGCTGTCCGGTGGGCATGGGGGTGCGGTTCTTGGGCATGGGTCCTCCCCGGCTGATGCACCTGCGCCAGCTCTGCCACGCCCCGGCGGCGCCCTGACGCGCGGAGGAAGGACGTCCCATGCGGCGCAAGAAGGTGCTCCTCGTCGACGACTCGCACACCGTCTTGATGCTCCACCAGATGATGATGGTGGAGCGCGGCTACGAGACGCTCATCGCGCGCGACGGGTTGGAGGCGCTGGCGCGCGTGGAGACGGAGGCGCCGGACCTGGTGGTGCTGGACGTCCACATGCCGAACCTGGATGGATTCCAGACGTGCCGCGCGCTGCGCGAGCGTGAGCGCACCCGCCACACGCCCATCATCCTGTGCACCACGCGCGTGGAGGCGTCGTATGTGCAGGCGGGCTTCGAGAGCGGCTGTTCGGACTTCCTGACGAAGCCCTTCGCGGGCGCGGAGCTGGCGGCGCTCCTCTACCGCTACCTGGGCTCCGAGCGCGGCACGCGGGGCGAGGGCTGACCGGGGGGGCGCGCGGGCAGCGAGCGGCGAGGCAGCGTCACGGTGAAGCGCGTGCCGTCCTCCTCGGTGGAGGTGACCTCGATGGCGCCGCCGTGCGCCTGGACGATTTCCCGCACGATGTAGAGGCCCAGGCCGTAGCTCATCTTGAGCGTGCGCGTCGTCTGAGGGCCGCTGCGGAAGGGCTCGAACAGGTGCGGCACCAGGTGCGCGGGGATGGGGCGCCCGCCGTTGCACACCTCCAGCGCCACCTTGTTGCCGCGCGCGGCATGCGTCACCAGCCGCACGGGGCTGTCGGGCGGGCCGAACTTGAGGGCGTTCTCCAGGAGGTTGGAGGCCACCTGTCCCAGCCGGTCCGGGTCCCACATGCCTTGGGTGTTGCCCTTTTGCTCCACCTCGATGGTGCGCTCGGGATAGGCCACGCGGAACTCGTGCGCCACGCGCGCGACCAGGTCCTTCAAGTCCACGGGCCTGGGTTCAATGGCGACCCCGCCCATCAGCCGCGTGCGCGTGAAGTCCAGCAGCAGCCGGGTGAGCCGCTCGATTCGCACCGCCGCGGTGGCGATGCGCTGGCTGGTGCGCCTTGCGTCCTCGGCCGTGCCCGCCTCCGCCATGACGCGCGACCAGTTCATGATGGCGCCCAGCGGACTGCGGATGTCATGGCTGACGATGCCCATGAGCTGCTCCTGGAACTCGGAGTGCCGGCGCGCTTCTTCCTCCGCCCACTTGCGCTGGGTGATGTCGCGGCTGATGCCGAACAGCCCCACCACCTTGCCGTTCGCGTCGCGCAGCACGCCCTTGGTGGACAGCCACACGCGCGGCCCGTCCTCGCCCGGCTGCGTGTCCTCGTAGGTGATGGTGCGGCCGAAGGCGAGCACCTCCCTGTCGTTGGCGGCGTTGTTCCGGGCGACCTCGGCGCTGAACAGCTCCGGGTCCGTGCGGCCCAACACCTCTTCCACCGTGCGGCCCACCGCGCGCGCGCCCGCGGCGTTGATGTGCTGGTAGCGGCCCTCCAGGTCCTTTGTGTAGATGGCGTCCGTCGTCCCCTCGTGGACGGCGCGGAACACCTCGCTGGTGCGGCGCAGCTCCTCCTTCGCGCGGCGCTCGCCGCTGATGTCACGGCAGTGCACCAGCAACCCTCCGTGCACCACGCGCGCTCGCACGTCGAAGCTCAGGTCTCCGCCCGGCCAGTCATGCTCGAAGCGCGTGGCGGCCTGCTGGGTGGAGGGCTGCTCGAAGCGCAGGTGCTCTCCCAACCCCAGCAGCGAGGAACAGGCGAGGCGCACGTCGTCGCCCAGGTTCGCGGCGCCATCCAACAGCTCCGCCATGCGCGGGCTGACGTAGGTGAAGCGCCACTGCGCGTCGAGCGTGAAGAAGGCGTCGGGCAGTCCCTCCAGGAGCGCATGGAGCGGTACGCCGGACGCCTCGGCCGTCGAGGACGGGGCCGGCGGGGGGCGCTGGCGCTTCTTGGCGGGGGTGGAGGGCATGCGTCGTGGGATTCGCGGGGACCGGAAGGCGGGAGGGGGTGAACGGCGAGGGAGCGTCAGCGCCAGCGGCCATCGCCGCCCATCGCCCGAGGTCGGCGGCGGGGCGGCAAGGACAAGCGAGTGCCGGGGACTTCCGCGTGGGCCGAGGCACGGAAGGCGGCGGGCATGAGGGCTGCGGTGAGGCGGGGACGCATCCGGGCAGAACCATACTCCGCTCCCCGACTCCCGCGAGCAGCCCCTTCGTTTCCGCTCTCGCTCGCCCCCAGGCCGCCGGGTTTTGTGCAGCAGGGCTGCAACGGGAATGGACGAATGTGCCGGCAGTGAATGCTGGTTCAGGTTTTCCTGGGTATGGCGTGGACCCGGGACGTCTGGTTCCGGGCATCAATCCGGGAGACCCGTGAGGTGGGTATGTCCAGAACGGGCCGGGGCCCGGGGGCTCACGCGGACTTCTTCTGCTCGGCGTCGTCCTGCTCGAAGAGGCTCTCCAGCTCCTTGCGCGCGCGGGCGGCCATCTCCACCAGCTTCTGTTCGTCGCGGTGGTAGCGGGCCGTCTCGCGCAGGAGCTTCTCGTCGTGCTCGCGCAGGCGCTCCATGACGCGGTGGCTCTCGGAGAAGGTGAGGCCCAGCGTCTGGAGGATGTCGCCGCCCAGCTCCATGCTGCCCGCGAAGGTCTCTCGCATGACGTGTTCGATGCCCAAATCCAACAGGCGGTAGGCGTGGACGCGGTTGCGCGCGCGGGCGAAGACGGTGAGGTGCGGGAAGTGCTCCTTCACCGTCTGGGCGGTGCGCAGGGAGGCCTCCATGTCGTCGATGGCGAGCACGAAGACGCGGGCCTTGTCGGCGCGGGCGGCGCGCAGCAGGTCCAACCGCGAGGCGTCGCCGTAGAAGACCTGGCTGCCGAAGCGCTTCATGAAGTCGATGTGCTCGGGGCTGGCGTCAATGGCGGTGAAGCCGATGCGCTTGGCGCGCAGGAGCCGGCCCACCACCTGACCCACGCGGCCGAAGCCCGCGATGATGACGGGGTGGTCCTCCTCCGGGGCCACGTCGTACTCGCGCGTCTTCGCCTCTTTGCGGAAGCGCGGGCGCCCCCAGCGCTCATAGGCCGCATAGAAGAGCGGCGTCGTGGCCATGGACAGGCCCACGACGACGACGAGCAGCTCCGACACCTCCGGCTGCATGACCCGGAAGGACACCGCGAGGGCGAAGAGGACGAAGGCGAACTCGCCGCCCTGGGAGATGACGATGCCCAGGCTGAGCGAGGGCTCCTGCTCCTTGAGGCTGAAGCGCCCCAGGCCGTAGAGCACCGCGCCCTTGAGGGCCACCAGGCCCAGCACCAGCCCGGTGATGAGCCCGGGCCGCTCGACGATGAGGCGCAGGTTCACGCTCATGCCCACGGCGATGAAGAACAGGCCGAGCAAGAGGCCCTTGAAGGGCTCGATGTCGGCCTCCAGCTCGTGGCGGTACTCGGACTCCGACAGGAGCACGCCCGCGAGGAAGGCGCCGAGCGCCATGGACAGCCCCACCGCGTTGAGCAGCGCGGCGGTGCCCACGACGACGAGCAGCGCGGTGGCGGTGAAGAGCTCCTGGCTGTGGAAGGCCGCGACGCCTCGGAACAGGGGGCGCAGGAGGAACCTCCCCGCGAGCACGACGCCCACGAGCACCGCCACCACCTTGATGCCGGTGTACCAGCCCGGCTGCGCGGAGGCCGCGTCGGCGTGGCCCAGCAGCGGCAGCGCCGCGAGCAGCGGGATGACGGCCAGGTCCTGGAACAACAGGATGCCGAAGGCCAGCCGGCCGTAACCGGTCGTGAGCTGGTTGCGCTCGGCGAGCAGCTGGAGCGCGAAGGCGGTGGACGACAGCGACAGGCCGAAGCCCGCGATGATGGCGGCGCCCGGAGGCAGGCCCAGCAGCCAGCACACGGCGGCCAGGAGTCCTCCGGTGAGGAGCACCTGCGCGCCGCCCAGGCCGAACACGGAGTGGCGCAGGCTCCACAGCCGCGACGGCTGGAGCTCCAGGCCAATGACGAACAACAACAGCACGACGCCCAGCTCGGAGAAGTGGAGCACGTTCTCCACGTCGCCAATCAACCGGGCGCCAGAGGGGCCGATGATGGCGCCCGCCACCAGGTAACCGAGCACCGAGCCCAGACCCAACCGCTTGAACAGCGGAACGGACACCACCGCGGCACCCAGGAAAATCAGTGCTTGATGCAGGAAGGCCATGGCCGCTTCCTGACACGGACGCTTCTCCGGGCCAAGAGGCCCCTTGTGCCCACGTGCCCGCCAGCCCGGCGCCTGGGCCGGACGGGGAGCTGCGCCGTGAGGGTGCCGGGGACATCGGGCCGGATGCATTCAAATTCAGACACGTGTCACGAGCAGGTGGCGCATGGGATTCGATGTGGAGCTGGAAAACCGCAATCACATGAAAAGGCCGAGCCATGTTTGAGATTCGCGGATATGGACCGGGCTTCCTTCTACCCCGAGGATTTCATGAGACAGCACCTGCGAACCTGGATGGGGATGTTGAGCGTGGCGGCCTTCACCCCGGTGGGTTGCACGGGTGCGCCGCCGGAGCCGGAGGAGCACTCGGTGGCGTCGCGTCTGTCGCTGCCTCCGGGCAACTTCCTGCCCAATCCGTCGTTCGAGTCGAACCTCACGGGCTGGTCGAGCTGGCAGGGCACGCTGAGCCGAATCACCCATGCGTCGGCGCCGGACGGCGCGTCTGTCGTGCGGGTCACCCGGGCGGCGGGGGACATGTATTCGCTGGACGATGCACCGGACGCGGTGGCGTCCACGACGGTGGGCACGGTGTATCGCGCATCCGCGTTCCTCGCCGCGGGGAACGCGGGCACGGTGGGCAAGCCCGTGGTGCTGGTGGTCCGCGAGCGCAACGCGGCCGGGGCCACGGTGGGTTACGCGGAGGCCTCCGCGTCATTGACCTCCGCGTTCCAGCGATTGACGGTGGACGCCACGGCGCGGCAGTCCGGCAACGTGTTGGATGTGTATGTCCTTCAGTCAGGCGCGGTGAGCGGCAACGTGTTCCTGGCGGACGCGGTGACGTTGGAGGTGGTGCCTCCGGCGACGCCCGGGGAGCCGGGCAACCTGCTGTGGAGCGATGAGTTCGACGGCGTCGCGGGCAGTCCGCCGAATCCCCTGGTGTGGCAGGCCGAGACAGGCGGCATGTGGGACCACGGCCAGACGCTCCAGCAATACACGGGGCGGACCCAGAACGTGCAACTGGATGGCAATGGCCGTTTGCGAATCATTGCCTTGCGGGAGACGTATACAGGGGGAGACGGCGTGACGCGGGATTACACGTCCGCGCGCATCCACACGAAGGGCCTGCTGGAGCGGCAGTACGGTTACGTCGAGGTGCGGCTCAAGGCGCCGGTGGGGAACGGGACGTGGCCCGCGGCGTGGTTGATGGGCTCCACGGGGGCGTGGCCGGCCAACGGCGAGTTCGACATCTTCGAGGGCGAGGGCGATTTGCCCACGCTGGCGCACGGCACATTGCATGGGCCCGGCATCACGTATGGGTGGGACCCGCCGGGACAGGTGGACTACGCGCCGGCGCGTGTGGGGGATGCGTGGCGCACCTTCGGCATCTCTTGGGATGCGAACCGCGTGGAGTGGTACGCCGACCGCATCAAGCGCTTCACCTTCACGCGCGGGTCGATGGGGACGTGGGTGTTCGACCAACCGAACCACGTGATTCTCAACCTGGCGCTGGGGCACCTGGGCGGAGACCCGGCGAGCACCGTGTTCCCTCAAGTGCTCGAGGTGGACTACGTGCGCTGGTACGCTAACGCGCCGTCGAACTGAACACGCGCCGCGCCAGGGGCCGTCGGAAGGAAGGGGGCCATGGCCTCCGGGCCCGGGACGCGCTATCGAGTCGGAATGCGTCGAAAGCTCATCGCGGGTGCGGCGGTGCTCGGAGTGCTTCTGCTGGGCGGGGTGTACTGGGAGTATCGCGCGGCCATGCGTGCGATGCAGGCGCTGGCGGCTCAGGCCCCCCAGTCCCCGACGGGCTGGGTGATGGAGCCCGTCCTCGAGAAGGTCCCCGCCTCTGCGGATGCGCCGGCCCAGGTCATCGCGAAGGCGGAGAACTGGTTCGATGATTCGGATGCGCCCATCCGGCTGGAGGCCACGACCGCCCCCGGGGACGCCGCGTCGGGAGTCGCCGGAGTCCCAGGCGGTGTTCTCGGCGTTGCTCGAATAGCGGCGGCGCCTGGGGACTACTCGTCCTCCTGCTGCCCGAACAACAGGCGCAGCAGGGGCAGGTCCTCCGCGTGGCCAAAGACATACACGTGGTCCCCGGGTTGGAACACGGTGTCGCCCTTGGGCGCGAGCAGCTCCTGGCCTCGCACCAGCAACATCGCCGCGGAGCCTGGAGGGAAGGGCAGGTCCGCCAGCCGCTCGCCCGTCACCGCGGAGGCCTTGTCGATGTAGAACGAGCTCAGCTCCCCCTTGAGGAGCTGCGTGGAGGCGATTTCGAGCACGGCCTGCGGTGGCTCGGGCACCCGCGCCGCGAGGCCCAGCTTGCGCGTCACCCACGGCACCGTGGCGCCGGGAATCAGCCCGTTCACCACCACGATGAAGAACACGATGTTGAAGATGTCCCGCGAGCCCGCCGTGTTCGACAGCACGGGGAAGGTGGCCAGGATGATGGGCACCGCGCCGCGCAGCCCCACCCAGCCCGTGTAGACGATTTCCCCCAAGGGGAAGCGGAAGGGCGCCAGACACAGCAGCACCGCGAGGGGGCGCGCCACGAAGGCGAGGATGAGCCCCATGCCCAACCCCACGCCCGCCACCTCCAGCAGGTTGCGCGGATACACCAGCAGGCCCAGCACCAGGAACATCAACACCTGCGACAGCCACGCCAGCGCGTCATGCACCCGCAACAGGCCCGTGCGGTAGCGGATGGTCTCGTTGCCCAGCAGGATGCCCACGATGTACACGGCGAGAAAGCCGCTGCCCTGCAACAGCGTGGGCAGGCCGAAGGACAGGAACGCCAGCGCCAGCGTCATCACCGGATACAGCCCCGCCACGCGCAGGCGCAGGCGCTTGAGCAACAGGCGCGCGCCATAGCCCATGGCCAGGCCCATGCCCGCGCCCACCAGCATCTGCACCAGCGCCTCCACCGCCAGGTCCCAGCCCGGCGGCTTTCCGCTCGCCAGGGCGTGCGTCAGCCCCGTGGTGAGGATGACGGCCATCGGGTCGTTGAGTCCCGACTCCAGCTCCAGCGTGGTGCCCACCCGGCGCTTCAGATGCAGCCCGCTGCCTCGCAGCACGGAGAAGACCGCCGCCGCGTCCGTGGAGGAGACGATGGCGCCCAACAGCAGCGCCTGCGTCCAGCTGAAGTGGAAGAGGTAGTGCGCCGCCGCGCCCATCAACGCGGCGGTGAGGACCACGCCCACCGTGGCCAGCACCGTCGCCGGGCGCAGGGCGGAGTGGATGGCGGACAGCGGCGTGTTGAGGCCCCCGTCGAAGAGGATGAGCACCAGCGCCACCGTGCCCAGCCGGAAGGCGAAGCCGTAGTTGTCGAAGGCGATGCCGCCGGGCCCGTCGGAGCCCGCCGCCATGCCCACGCCCAGGAACAGCAGCGCGACGGGGATGCCGAAGCGGCCGGAGGCACGGCTGAACAGCACGCTCAGCGCGAGCAGCGCTCCACAGACGGCGAGCAGGAAGGCGGTGGGAAGTGGCTCCGTGGTGAGCATGTCCGGAGCACTACTCTACCCAGTCGCGTGTGTCTCATGCGTCCAGACGTGGACGGCTCCGCGTGGAGTGCGGTGCGGTGGACACGCCGGCCAGCGGGAGTGTGAACGCGAACGTGCTGCCCTCTCCCCGCGTGCTGAGCGCGTGGATGTGTCCCCCGTGTGCCTCCACCAGCCCCTTGGCGATGGCGAGCCCCAGCCCCGTGCCCCGGCTGGTCGCGTCGCGCGCCTGCCAGTACCGGTCGAAGATGTGGGGCAGCGCCTCCGCGGCGATGCCATCCCCGGTGTCCCGCACGTGGATGCACACCAGGCCGTCGCGCGCGGACGCGGCCACCTCCAGGTCACCGCCGGAGGGCGTGAACTTCACCGCGTTGCCCAGGAGGTTCCCCAACACCTGGAGCACCCGCATCCGGTCGCACCGCACGCGCACGTCGTCCTCGGGTGGCTGGGTGTAGAGGTGCAGGCCCTTGGCCTCGGCCAGGGGGCGGATGGACTCGGTGGCCTCCGTGAGGAGCGCCGTCACCGAGTGCTCTCCCAAATCCAACGGAAGCCCACCGGCCTCCAGCCGTCCCCAGTCCAACAGGTCCGAGATGAGGCGCGACATGCGGTCCGTCGCGTCCTGGATGCGCGTGGCCTGCTTCGCCACCCCTTCGCCGCCGGGCCTCGCGCCAGGGCCTCGCGCCAGCAGCGCCGCGCCCAACTGCACCACGCCCAACGGGTTCTTCAAGTCATGCGACACCACGGCCAACAGGTCCTCGCGCGCTCGCGCCGCCCGGCGGGATTCACCGACGAGCCGCGCGTTGTCGATGGCGAGGCTCGCGCGCAGACAGAGGTCCTCCGCCAACGCCAGGTCCTCGGGCCCGTACCGCCGCCCCGAGCCGGACGACACGAACGTGACGGCGCCCAGGGTGTGGCCCCGCGCGCGCAGGGGCACAATCATGTACGAGCGCGCTTGCAGCGTGAGCAGCAGGGCCGGGTGCGCGGGCTCCGACGAGGCCGCGCGCAAGAGCGAGTCCGTCACCGCGGGCACCAGCTCCGGCTCTCCGGTGCGCAGCACGCGCAGCAGTCCCACGGGGGCGTCGTCGTGCAGTTCGATGCGCTCGGGAAGCGCGCCCGCGCGCTCGCGCTGCGTCGGGTCCAGACACGCCACCGCGACGCGCGACACCCAGGGGCCTTGCTCCAACGCATCCACCAGACACCAGTCCGCCAGGTCCGGCACCGCCAGATGCGCCAGCAGCGTGTACATGCCGTGAGGGTCCGGGGGATGGGTGAACAGCGTCGTCATCGCTTGATAGAGAAAAGAGCGCCGCCGCTCCGCCTGTTCGACCTCCGCGCGCGAGGCCTGCTCCAGCTCCAGCGCGCGCGAGTACACCGCTTCGGCCTCCGTGAGCGGCCTCGCCGTCACGAGCACCGCGCCCTCCGGCAGCGGGGTGAACATCACCGCGTGGCGGCGCAGGCCGGTGTCCACGGGCCAGGGCAGCTCCTCGGTGACGCAGCAGCCGCGCGCCAGCGTCAGGGCCCGCGCGGCCTCCAGCTTCGCGATGTCCTCGGCGGGGATGCCCAGCTCGCTCCAGAGCAGTCCCGCCAGGGACTCGGGCCCTCGTCCGAAGGCCCGCGCTCCGGAGGTGCTGCACGTGAGGATGCGGCCCTGGGGGTCCAGGACGTAGGCCGGGTCGGGGAGCGCCTCGAAGGCGGATGCGAAGGGAGGCAAGGTCACACGCTCATCCGGTGCGAAGAGAGTGGGCTGTCGGGATATCGACATTGCTCGGAGGGGAGGCCATTCCGCGACAGGTGCGCACCGCTCGAGGATTGAGCATGTGTCGGCGGGGCTCAGGCCGGTTGGGTGCTTGCCCACACGGCGAGCGACAGGCGCGAGGGCATGTCCGCCAGGGAGACGACCTCGTTGGCCAGGCCCGCGCTCACGACGACGCCGGGCATGCCGAAGACGACGGACGACTCCTCGTCCTGGGCCAGCACGCGGCCTCCGGCGTCACGCAGCTCCCGGATGCCGTCCAAGCCATCCTGGCCCATGCCGGTGAGGACCACGGCCAGGGCCTCGCGTCCGTGAGAGCGGGCCACGGAGCGGAACAGCCACGTCGCGGAGGGGCGGAAGCCGTTGACCGGCGCGGCCTTCGAGACCTGGGCCC from Myxococcus stipitatus carries:
- a CDS encoding PilZ domain-containing protein, yielding MRMAPGPVRPAAGEALSAPRVLWVGVAGDAWLVVSRVAKSLGFEPVQAVVPGSVGSVGLELSRARPRLVLVHWRQVRERGPGGLGGLKARVGAAGAPMALVAEPHTPAEVLEAADAEGVEDCLMTPVSEAAVRSRLSALMGAQSLLSASERYSPRVVLLAGAAGARTWTGLGSLLEACGHQLLYSATVEGAAARVEEHGAPPHLLIVAGDGSWGGVWARASTAARSLLEGVPSLVVTAAECARAATLLPRIHALLGREGTSLRVDERVPFSCPVEFGEAGPRGLSWTSGVSFALSPGGLFVRTLVPARPGAAVTLRIHLPTTGEHLESPGVVAWANPWASREGLSCPVGMGVRFLGMGPPRLMHLRQLCHAPAAP
- a CDS encoding response regulator produces the protein MRRKKVLLVDDSHTVLMLHQMMMVERGYETLIARDGLEALARVETEAPDLVVLDVHMPNLDGFQTCRALRERERTRHTPIILCTTRVEASYVQAGFESGCSDFLTKPFAGAELAALLYRYLGSERGTRGEG
- a CDS encoding PAS domain-containing sensor histidine kinase, with the translated sequence MPSTPAKKRQRPPPAPSSTAEASGVPLHALLEGLPDAFFTLDAQWRFTYVSPRMAELLDGAANLGDDVRLACSSLLGLGEHLRFEQPSTQQAATRFEHDWPGGDLSFDVRARVVHGGLLVHCRDISGERRAKEELRRTSEVFRAVHEGTTDAIYTKDLEGRYQHINAAGARAVGRTVEEVLGRTDPELFSAEVARNNAANDREVLAFGRTITYEDTQPGEDGPRVWLSTKGVLRDANGKVVGLFGISRDITQRKWAEEEARRHSEFQEQLMGIVSHDIRSPLGAIMNWSRVMAEAGTAEDARRTSQRIATAAVRIERLTRLLLDFTRTRLMGGVAIEPRPVDLKDLVARVAHEFRVAYPERTIEVEQKGNTQGMWDPDRLGQVASNLLENALKFGPPDSPVRLVTHAARGNKVALEVCNGGRPIPAHLVPHLFEPFRSGPQTTRTLKMSYGLGLYIVREIVQAHGGAIEVTSTEEDGTRFTVTLPRRSLPARPPGQPSPRVPRSEPR
- a CDS encoding monovalent cation:proton antiporter-2 (CPA2) family protein, translating into MAFLHQALIFLGAAVVSVPLFKRLGLGSVLGYLVAGAIIGPSGARLIGDVENVLHFSELGVVLLLFVIGLELQPSRLWSLRHSVFGLGGAQVLLTGGLLAAVCWLLGLPPGAAIIAGFGLSLSSTAFALQLLAERNQLTTGYGRLAFGILLFQDLAVIPLLAALPLLGHADAASAQPGWYTGIKVVAVLVGVVLAGRFLLRPLFRGVAAFHSQELFTATALLVVVGTAALLNAVGLSMALGAFLAGVLLSESEYRHELEADIEPFKGLLLGLFFIAVGMSVNLRLIVERPGLITGLVLGLVALKGAVLYGLGRFSLKEQEPSLSLGIVISQGGEFAFVLFALAVSFRVMQPEVSELLVVVVGLSMATTPLFYAAYERWGRPRFRKEAKTREYDVAPEEDHPVIIAGFGRVGQVVGRLLRAKRIGFTAIDASPEHIDFMKRFGSQVFYGDASRLDLLRAARADKARVFVLAIDDMEASLRTAQTVKEHFPHLTVFARARNRVHAYRLLDLGIEHVMRETFAGSMELGGDILQTLGLTFSESHRVMERLREHDEKLLRETARYHRDEQKLVEMAARARKELESLFEQDDAEQKKSA
- a CDS encoding glycoside hydrolase family 16 protein, with the protein product MRQHLRTWMGMLSVAAFTPVGCTGAPPEPEEHSVASRLSLPPGNFLPNPSFESNLTGWSSWQGTLSRITHASAPDGASVVRVTRAAGDMYSLDDAPDAVASTTVGTVYRASAFLAAGNAGTVGKPVVLVVRERNAAGATVGYAEASASLTSAFQRLTVDATARQSGNVLDVYVLQSGAVSGNVFLADAVTLEVVPPATPGEPGNLLWSDEFDGVAGSPPNPLVWQAETGGMWDHGQTLQQYTGRTQNVQLDGNGRLRIIALRETYTGGDGVTRDYTSARIHTKGLLERQYGYVEVRLKAPVGNGTWPAAWLMGSTGAWPANGEFDIFEGEGDLPTLAHGTLHGPGITYGWDPPGQVDYAPARVGDAWRTFGISWDANRVEWYADRIKRFTFTRGSMGTWVFDQPNHVILNLALGHLGGDPASTVFPQVLEVDYVRWYANAPSN
- a CDS encoding potassium/proton antiporter, encoding MLTTEPLPTAFLLAVCGALLALSVLFSRASGRFGIPVALLFLGVGMAAGSDGPGGIAFDNYGFAFRLGTVALVLILFDGGLNTPLSAIHSALRPATVLATVGVVLTAALMGAAAHYLFHFSWTQALLLGAIVSSTDAAAVFSVLRGSGLHLKRRVGTTLELESGLNDPMAVILTTGLTHALASGKPPGWDLAVEALVQMLVGAGMGLAMGYGARLLLKRLRLRVAGLYPVMTLALAFLSFGLPTLLQGSGFLAVYIVGILLGNETIRYRTGLLRVHDALAWLSQVLMFLVLGLLVYPRNLLEVAGVGLGMGLILAFVARPLAVLLCLAPFRFPLGEIVYTGWVGLRGAVPIILATFPVLSNTAGSRDIFNIVFFIVVVNGLIPGATVPWVTRKLGLAARVPEPPQAVLEIASTQLLKGELSSFYIDKASAVTGERLADLPFPPGSAAMLLVRGQELLAPKGDTVFQPGDHVYVFGHAEDLPLLRLLFGQQEDE
- a CDS encoding ATP-binding protein; its protein translation is MSISRQPTLFAPDERVTLPPFASAFEALPDPAYVLDPQGRILTCSTSGARAFGRGPESLAGLLWSELGIPAEDIAKLEAARALTLARGCCVTEELPWPVDTGLRRHAVMFTPLPEGAVLVTARPLTEAEAVYSRALELEQASRAEVEQAERRRSFLYQAMTTLFTHPPDPHGMYTLLAHLAVPDLADWCLVDALEQGPWVSRVAVACLDPTQRERAGALPERIELHDDAPVGLLRVLRTGEPELVPAVTDSLLRAASSEPAHPALLLTLQARSYMIVPLRARGHTLGAVTFVSSGSGRRYGPEDLALAEDLCLRASLAIDNARLVGESRRAARAREDLLAVVSHDLKNPLGVVQLGAALLARGPGARPGGEGVAKQATRIQDATDRMSRLISDLLDWGRLEAGGLPLDLGEHSVTALLTEATESIRPLAEAKGLHLYTQPPEDDVRVRCDRMRVLQVLGNLLGNAVKFTPSGGDLEVAASARDGLVCIHVRDTGDGIAAEALPHIFDRYWQARDATSRGTGLGLAIAKGLVEAHGGHIHALSTRGEGSTFAFTLPLAGVSTAPHSTRSRPRLDA